TTCGTTCCAGAAATTATATGATGACTATGGAGGCAAGGTTGATTTCTATTTTATTACTTCGGATGAATCTGAAAAAGTAAAGAGGTTTCTTCAGAAAAACGAATATACGTTGCCAGTTTTTCTTCAAGAACAACAGGCGCCAAAACAATTGAGGTCACAAGCCTTGCCCACTACTTATTTGATTTCAAAAACTGGTGAAATGGTAATAGCGGAAGAAGGCGCCGCAGATTGGAATAGTAAAAAAGTGAGAGCGTTACTAGATTATCTTTTGAATGAATAAGTTACTGTAAATTATCCGGGAAAATGGTTTTTTAGAATAGAATCCATCTCCTTTTTACCTTCGGCAATTGCGGTAATAGTGCTCCACAATTTTGGGGTTATCAAAGATTTTAATGGTTGCTCAACATTAAGAATTGCGGGGAAATTTTTTATGAGCTGCTCGTCCCAAACTTGATGAAAATTTAATAAATCGTCGGGATAGACGGTTTTGCGTTTCGTACCTTCCTCAATACCGTTAAAAGGCTCCGAAACATTTAAATAACCATAATCGTCCGTCAATTCTTCTCCTGCTTGAATATCGCGTATCGCAATTTCAAAATCATAGGCCGTAGATAGGCAGTTGCTTTTAAAACTGTGGTTCACATATCGACCATAATCCCAGCAGAGCACAAAGTTTCCCTTGTTGTTTCGGTAGCAATAGGTTTCCAGAATATTTTGGTACAGCGAATTCATTTTTTTCATCTTGGCCGGTGTGAATTCACGGTCCAAATCATCCAAAGCCCATGTTATGGTCCCGGCTGGTATAAATTCAGTAGCAACAACGCCGTATCCAATTTTATCACTTATAAACTTTAGTTCTGTTTTGGGATGTATCATAAACAATTCTAATTTTTAGGATTAAATGTAATGCAAAATATTTTTTGAATTACCTTCACTAAGGTATTGTATATAATATATTATAGCTGTTAATTTGATGATTTTTTTCACCAGAAGCTTTTAAGCTTTCCCTGGTTTGGAAGAATATTTTTCTTTGAATTTTTCCATCAATACAAATACTGTTAGTAACATTCCCAAGGCATAAATGCTGTCTTCAATAGGGACCGTTCCCAGGCGTATGCCCAGATTTTCGGCATTGTGGTACCAAACCACTTCTTCGTCTATCCAGCTGCCGGTAAGAAAACCATTCACAATAAAAAAAGGAATGAGAAGAATAGCGAAGACAGGAAAAAAAACGGTTAAAGCTTCGCGTTTATAATTAAATACCAGAGCTAGTAAAACAATGGCGTATCCAAAATTAATGGCTGTATACCACCGATCGTAAAAATAAAGCAGGGTAGCGATTAAAATAGTTTGTAGCAAATAATATACTATTTCAGTTGTTTTCCGGGAAATTGAAAACTTGGGAAGCAAATCTTTAAAAGCGTATATTGTAAAAAGACAGGCGTACGGAATACAAATGAAGAATAGCCATTCTTCCAAAGGTAAACTGCCAAGATTAATTCCAGACAAGTACATTTCATTGAATCCCCAAACTCCATGTTGTGTAAAAATAATGTCCCAGGGAATAAAAAAAGCCATCATAATAAAGGTGGCCGGAAAAAAATATTTCCAGAGTTTATAAAACTTCAATTTTGGGTGAAAACTAAATAAAAACGGAATACTTAACGAAGCTAGATCAAGCAGAAGGTAAAAATGCCACATGGGTTATTTTTTGAAATATTTCAAAGGCGGAAACAGCATCCCGAAACACTCTCCTTTTTCTTTGCCCAAATGTTTATGATGTATTTTATGTGCTCTGCGGATACCGCGCGCATACCAATTATTGGCATTTCGGAACATTTTAAAACGTTGATGAATGAAAATATCGTGAACAAAAAAATAGGTGAGTCCATATGCAAAAATCCCTAAGCCAATGGGCAAACCTGCCCAAAAACCAAAATAACTCCAGCCCACAAAACAACTGATGCTTACCAACGCATAAAACAGAAAAAAATAATCGTTACGTTCCCACCAACTGCCGTGGTCTTTATGGTGGTGGTCTTTATGTAATTTCCACAAAAAACCATGCATAATGTATTTATGGGTAAACCACGCCATGAATTCCATAATGCAAAATGTAGCAATAAAAATTAATATCCAAAGAACGGTCGTCATTATTATTTGTTAATTTGTTAAGGCAATTATTGTTGTTAATCCTGGGACCTTTGTGTTATTTAACCAAATTTAATTGATATTTTACGTAGCTGCGTGTTAAAAGCCCAATTTTTTCAATATTTGGAACACGAATTCGCGAATTCTTAATTTCTGTGGCAGGTGTTTTCTGGAGTTTTTTCAACAGTCTTTTATAATATCTGTAAGCAACAAAAACGCCAAGTTTTGAATCATGTGGCAACTGAAGAATGCCTTGGTAACCTTGGGTGAAGTTTTCTTCAATTTCTTCAATTATTTTACTTTTAGAATCTTCGTCCAAAGAGTCTAGATTTGTGTTTGGAAAATATGTTCGGCTTAAGCTTTCATAATCTTCTTTCAGATCGCGCAGAAAATTTACTTTTTGAAAGGCAGAGCCCAAATTCATGGCAGATTCTTTCAGTTGCTCATACTTTTCAGCGTCTCCTTTCACAAAAACTTTTAGGCACATCAGGCCCACAACATCTGCAGAGCCATAGATATATTCATTAAATTCTTCTGTAGTTGTGTAAACACTTTTGGTAAGGTCCAAACGCATACTGTCCATAAATGTATCAATTAAATCTTTTTGAATATTGTATTTATAGACTGTTTCCTGAAATGAATTTAAAATTGGGTTTAGACTTATTCTATCTAAAAGAGCTTCTTCCAAAGCATTTTCAAAGCGACTAAAAAGCACCTCTTTGTTGAAATCGTGAAAGGAATCAACAATTTCATCAGCAAAACGTACGAAACCATAAATATTATAAATGTCCTGCCGTATGGAAGGCCCCAGCAGTCGGGTTGCCAACGAAAAGGATGTGCTGTAGGTTTCAGTTACCTGTTTGCTGCATTTTTTGGAAACTATGTCAAAAAGTTCTTTCACTGTTTTATTTCTTTTTCAATTAATCCTGCAACTAATTTTCCAGAGATAAGGGCTGGAGGGACCCCTGGCCCGGGTACGGTAAGCTGCCCCGCAAAAAAAAGATTTTTAACTTTTTTACTCTTCAGTTTTGGTCTTAAAAAAGCTGTCTGCATTAATGTATTGGCAAGTCCGTAAGCGTTTCCTTTATAGCTGTTATAGTCAGAAATAAAATTATTTATGCAAAAAGACTCTTTAAATATAATGTATTTTTTTACCTCCTGGTTGATGGTTTTTTCAAATCGTTCCATTATTTTCTCGAAATATTCCTCGCGTATCTCGGGAATATCATCAAGACCGGGAGCCAAAGGGATTAAAAATATCCCCGCTTCTTTTCCTTCGGGAGCTACACTTTTATCGGTTTGAGAGGGAAAACTAGCGTAAAATAATGGTTCTTCGGGCCATTGTGGCACATCGTATATTTGTTGGGAATGTTTCTCAAAATCCACATCAAAAAAGAGTGTGTGGTGATCCACATTTTTTATTTTCTTATCGAATGCGACGTAAAAAAGTAGGGCAGAAGGCGCAAAGGTTTTCTTCTTCCAAAAGTTTTCAGTATACTGTCGGAATTTTTTATCCAAAAGTGTTTCGGTGTGGTGATAGTCGGCACCGCTCAAAACTACATCGGCTTTAATTTTTTCTCCATTAATTTGCAATGCAGAGGCTTTTCCGTTTGTGACAATTATTTTTTCTACATTTTGATTGGTTTTTATAGTTACGCCCAATTTTTCGGCTAGTGTTTTTATTCCTTCAATTACTGAATACA
The Aequorivita iocasae genome window above contains:
- a CDS encoding SET domain-containing protein — its product is MIHPKTELKFISDKIGYGVVATEFIPAGTITWALDDLDREFTPAKMKKMNSLYQNILETYCYRNNKGNFVLCWDYGRYVNHSFKSNCLSTAYDFEIAIRDIQAGEELTDDYGYLNVSEPFNGIEEGTKRKTVYPDDLLNFHQVWDEQLIKNFPAILNVEQPLKSLITPKLWSTITAIAEGKKEMDSILKNHFPG
- a CDS encoding phytoene/squalene synthase family protein codes for the protein MKELFDIVSKKCSKQVTETYSTSFSLATRLLGPSIRQDIYNIYGFVRFADEIVDSFHDFNKEVLFSRFENALEEALLDRISLNPILNSFQETVYKYNIQKDLIDTFMDSMRLDLTKSVYTTTEEFNEYIYGSADVVGLMCLKVFVKGDAEKYEQLKESAMNLGSAFQKVNFLRDLKEDYESLSRTYFPNTNLDSLDEDSKSKIIEEIEENFTQGYQGILQLPHDSKLGVFVAYRYYKRLLKKLQKTPATEIKNSRIRVPNIEKIGLLTRSYVKYQLNLVK
- a CDS encoding sterol desaturase family protein; the encoded protein is MTTVLWILIFIATFCIMEFMAWFTHKYIMHGFLWKLHKDHHHKDHGSWWERNDYFFLFYALVSISCFVGWSYFGFWAGLPIGLGIFAYGLTYFFVHDIFIHQRFKMFRNANNWYARGIRRAHKIHHKHLGKEKGECFGMLFPPLKYFKK
- a CDS encoding TlpA family protein disulfide reductase, with protein sequence MPIQVFVQRLVSFSPSEKDKTERETLNGYEWNLQRLNGEEINFSQSEGKVIIVNFWATWCPPCVAEMPSFQKLYDDYGGKVDFYFITSDESEKVKRFLQKNEYTLPVFLQEQQAPKQLRSQALPTTYLISKTGEMVIAEEGAADWNSKKVRALLDYLLNE
- a CDS encoding phytoene desaturase family protein, which produces MKKNIAVIGSGFSSLAASCYLAGTGNNVTIYEKNETIGGRARQFKKDGFTFDMGPTWYWMPDVFERFFEDFGKIPSNFYELEKLNPAYRVYFGVNDFITIEDTLEKICTAFENEEPGSSIKLRKFMAQAMDNYNIAIKDLVYRPGVSPVELVTIATMKKIGQFFSTISKDVRREFTNPRLISILEFPVLFLGAKPSNTPSFYSFMNYADFGLGTFHPKKGMYSVIEGIKTLAEKLGVTIKTNQNVEKIIVTNGKASALQINGEKIKADVVLSGADYHHTETLLDKKFRQYTENFWKKKTFAPSALLFYVAFDKKIKNVDHHTLFFDVDFEKHSQQIYDVPQWPEEPLFYASFPSQTDKSVAPEGKEAGIFLIPLAPGLDDIPEIREEYFEKIMERFEKTINQEVKKYIIFKESFCINNFISDYNSYKGNAYGLANTLMQTAFLRPKLKSKKVKNLFFAGQLTVPGPGVPPALISGKLVAGLIEKEIKQ
- a CDS encoding lycopene cyclase domain-containing protein, which gives rise to MWHFYLLLDLASLSIPFLFSFHPKLKFYKLWKYFFPATFIMMAFFIPWDIIFTQHGVWGFNEMYLSGINLGSLPLEEWLFFICIPYACLFTIYAFKDLLPKFSISRKTTEIVYYLLQTILIATLLYFYDRWYTAINFGYAIVLLALVFNYKREALTVFFPVFAILLIPFFIVNGFLTGSWIDEEVVWYHNAENLGIRLGTVPIEDSIYALGMLLTVFVLMEKFKEKYSSKPGKA